GGTATCAACCGCAGCGTGTCGTGGATCATCGGCCGGATCACGTTCTGGCTCACCATGTGCGTGTTCCTGACCGCCGCGTTCAACATCCTCGATCTGCCGACGTTGACCACGGCCATGGAAACCCTGGTCGGCTACATTCCCAAGCTGCTGGTGGCCACGGTCGTCGTGGTGGTCGGCCTGTTGATTGCTACGTTCCTCCGCGGCGTGGTTGCCACGAGTGCGGATCGCGTGGGCGTCTCGTATGCCGAACACCTGGCCAACGGCGTGTACTACGTCCTGGCCCTGATGACCTTCATCGCGGCCTTCGATCAGCTTGGCTTCCAGTTCGAGCTGTTGCAGAACATGATCCTGATCGCCTTCGGCGCCGTCTCGGCCGGGTTTGCCCTGGCCCTGGGCCTCGGTGGCAAGGAAGTGATGGGGGGCATCCTGGCCGGCTACTACACCCGGCAACGGCTGCACGCCGGCGACCACGTGCATGTGTGCGGCATGGAAGGCACGGTCCGCGAAGTCGGCCCCGTCGCCACGGTCATCGAGACCGAGGAAGACGGCCTGCTGAACCGGCATAGCGTGCCGAACACCAAGATGCTCGCCGAGGCGGTTCGGTAAGCAGCTTGGCCCATTAGTTGGGACCAAGGGGGGACCTTCTCCCGAATCGTGGGCGAGGTCCCCAGACCGGAATGGCCGGCGACTCTGCGGAGGCGCAGGCCCGACAAACGAAACGAGTCGAAGGAGCGACTCGGCAAGTCAGTGGCGGGGCGGACAGGGAAGAGAACGGAGAACCGTCGACCCTCCCACCGGTTTTTCAAAGAGCCCTCGGCGTGACGCAAGTCGCGCCGAG
The nucleotide sequence above comes from Pirellulales bacterium. Encoded proteins:
- a CDS encoding mechanosensitive ion channel domain-containing protein — protein: MDFPQTVESWRDALVNSFNHAFGQILDKAPNVVGMVIVLVVGYIAARVLDRVASALSDSLGLQTAAERSGLLDSMRQVGINRSVSWIIGRITFWLTMCVFLTAAFNILDLPTLTTAMETLVGYIPKLLVATVVVVVGLLIATFLRGVVATSADRVGVSYAEHLANGVYYVLALMTFIAAFDQLGFQFELLQNMILIAFGAVSAGFALALGLGGKEVMGGILAGYYTRQRLHAGDHVHVCGMEGTVREVGPVATVIETEEDGLLNRHSVPNTKMLAEAVR